One window of Athalia rosae chromosome 2, iyAthRosa1.1, whole genome shotgun sequence genomic DNA carries:
- the LOC105689386 gene encoding UNC93-like protein, with protein sequence MTSRVVSTSMDSTVRESAAEMKRVGKRRMIFNVVALSIAFMVHFTAFAGINNLQSSINAGLGQAALATIYGSLIFSNVFLPVVMIKYLGCKWAVAISFTAYMPYIAAQYHPEAYTLIPAALAVGFGGAPLWCGKCTYLTVIAEAYSSVTKIPSDVLVVRFFGLFFMIFQCSQIWGNLIASTVLSTGESNDLKAPNLTLIRSICGAKFCPGYANDETLLPPSEDKVKIIAAIYLGCMVCAVGIVAIFVDPLSRYDGGRKGSGTGIGGLRLLAITLKLLKDFKQILLLPITIWLGMTQAFLAADYTAAFITCSWGVRNVGYVMICYGVVNSFSAITTGWIVKFTGRQAVVCSAGLLHLGLIIFLLNWVPNGTEDERYKFFLITGLWGFADGVWLVQINAFCGILFPGKEEAAYSNFRLWESLGYIAAYSYSAHLCIILKLYLLLAVMLIGVTGYLVVENLKPRRRLRKIKSAEQT encoded by the exons atgacatcaagAGTGGTCTCAACGTCGATGGATTCAACAGTTCGCGAATCTGCGGCAGAGATGAAGCGCGTTGGAAAAAGGCGGATGATTTTCAATGTTGTAGCCTTGAGTATAGCTTTCATGGTTCATTTCACAGCGTTTGCCGGAATAAATAATCTGCAAAGTTCGATAAACGCTGGACTCGGACAAGCAGCACTTGCCACTATTTATGGCAGCCTGATTTTTAGCAACGTGTTTTTACCAGTTGTCATGATAAA ATACTTGGGGTGCAAATGGGCCGTTGCTATCTCTTTTACAGCGTACATGCCCTACATTGCGGCCCAATATCACCCGGAAGCTTATACTTTGATACCAGCTGCCCTAGCCGTCGGTTTTGGTGGAGCTCCTTTATGGTGTGGAAAGTGTACATACCTCACAGTAATCGCAGAGGCTTATTCTTCGGTTACGAAAATTCCCTCTGACGTGCTCGTCGTCAGGtttttcggtttatttttcatgataTTTCAGTGCTCGCAGATATGGGGAAACCTTATAGCTTCGAcag TTCTTTCAACCGGAGAGTCGAATGATTTGAAAGCACCGAATTTAACATTAATCAGAAGCATTTGTGGCGCAAAATTTTGTCCTGGTTATGCTAACGACGAAACTTTGCTGCCACCGAGTGAAGATAAGGTAAAAATTATTGCTGCAATTTACCTTGGTTGCATGGTTTGTGCTGTGGGTATAGTAGCGATTTTCGTTGATCCGTTGTCGAG GTACGACGGTGGTAGGAAAGGAAGCGGAACTGGAATCGGAGGTCTCAGACTCCTGGCAATAACGCTCAAACTTTTGAAGGACTTCAAGCAAATCCTTCTTTTGCCCATTACAATATGGCTAGGAATGACCCAAGCGTTTCTCGCCGCTGATTACACGGCT GCATTTATTACCTGTTCTTGGGGAGTGAGGAACGTCGGGTACGTTATGATTTGCTACGGTGTAGTGAATTCCTTTTCGGCAATCACCACTGGCTGGATTGTTAAATTCACTGGGAGGCAAGCCGTCGTATGTTCAGCAGGACTTTTGCACCTCGgacttattatatttttactaaACTGGGTGCCCAATGGCACTGAGGACGAAAG gtacaaattttttctaatcaccGGGCTATGGGGTTTTGCAGACGGAGTTTGGCTCGTGCAAATCAACG CCTTCTGCGGTATACTTTTTCctggaaaagaagaagcggcatattcgaattttcgtctATGGGAATCTCTGGGATACATCGCCGCTTATTCGTACAGTGCACATCTCTGCATCATATTAAAGCTCTACTTATTATTGGCCGTGATGCTCATAGGAGTTACAGGATATTTAgttgtcgaaaatttgaaacctCGAAGGCGTCttaggaaaataaaatctgcgGAACAGACTTGA
- the LOC105689384 gene encoding transcription initiation protein SPT3 homolog isoform X1 codes for MTSLNKFKNEPVNYTAEIRQMMHGFGDCANPLLESAKIIEDVVLQQMRAIVKKACEGATRRGNRMIGQEDFIFLMRKDKVKVQRLLKYLEIKEMKSTMSKTAQPNLDEDVTGFEGSDLVYVKPRRPCHEFIELIDNTGELLENRTSYDIVKQNRLIRAEMITRKMDEIQYAKYCKARHASFTNKQWHKFSDWICPEDDLKITKSGYLILGYLAYETVAQIVDLALLVRHDQNKIHGDAIKRLKFNHCNPYTYKPYQQNMGVVIKAISPSEINEALRRYWSPQLDMTGPFHRTSMRPIHPKLLAC; via the exons ATGACGAGTTtaaacaaattcaaaaatgaaccGGTAAATTATACGGCAG AAATTCGCCAAATGATGCACGGTTTTGGGGACTGTGCAAATCCTCTCTTAGAATCAGCCAAAATAATAGAAGATGTCGTTCTCCAGCAAATGAGAGCGATCGTTAAAAAGGCTTGTGAAGGAGCAACTAGGAGAGGCAATAGAATGATCGGGCAGGAAGATTTCATCTTTCTTATGCGAAAGGATAAAGTCAAAGTTCAACGGCTGCTTAAATACTTGG AGATCAAAGAGATGAAATCTACGATGAGCAAAACAGCGCAGCCTAACCTTGATGAAGATGTAACAGGATTTGAAGGCAGCGATCTTGTTTATGTTAAACCCAGACGTCCATGTCACGAGTTTATTGAGCTCATTGACAATACTGGTGAATTACTTGAAAATAGAACCAGCTATGATATCGTTAAACAGAATAGACTTATTCGTGCAGAAATGATTACCAGAAAAATGGACGAAATTCAATACGCCAAGTATTGTAAAGCTAGACACGCTTCGTTCACCAACAAACAATGGCACAAATTCAGTGACTGGATATGTCCAGAAG ATGATCTGAAGATAACAAAATCAGGCTACCTCATTTTGGGTTACCTAGCTTATGAAACTGTTGCTCAAATTGTTGATTTAGCGTTGCTGGTGCGTCATGATCAGAACAAGATACATGGTGATGCTATCAAGAGGCTGAAATTCAACCACTGCAATCCTTATACATATAAGCCATATCAACAAAACATG GGAGTCGTCATTAAGGCAATTTCTCCGTCAGAAATAAACGAGGCATTAAGGAGATATTGGTCACCTCAGTTAGACATGACAGGGCCTTTTCATAGAACATCGATGCGTCCAATACATCCCAAGTTGCTCGCCTGCTAA
- the LOC105689384 gene encoding transcription initiation protein SPT3 homolog isoform X2, producing MMHGFGDCANPLLESAKIIEDVVLQQMRAIVKKACEGATRRGNRMIGQEDFIFLMRKDKVKVQRLLKYLEIKEMKSTMSKTAQPNLDEDVTGFEGSDLVYVKPRRPCHEFIELIDNTGELLENRTSYDIVKQNRLIRAEMITRKMDEIQYAKYCKARHASFTNKQWHKFSDWICPEDDLKITKSGYLILGYLAYETVAQIVDLALLVRHDQNKIHGDAIKRLKFNHCNPYTYKPYQQNMGVVIKAISPSEINEALRRYWSPQLDMTGPFHRTSMRPIHPKLLAC from the exons ATGATGCACGGTTTTGGGGACTGTGCAAATCCTCTCTTAGAATCAGCCAAAATAATAGAAGATGTCGTTCTCCAGCAAATGAGAGCGATCGTTAAAAAGGCTTGTGAAGGAGCAACTAGGAGAGGCAATAGAATGATCGGGCAGGAAGATTTCATCTTTCTTATGCGAAAGGATAAAGTCAAAGTTCAACGGCTGCTTAAATACTTGG AGATCAAAGAGATGAAATCTACGATGAGCAAAACAGCGCAGCCTAACCTTGATGAAGATGTAACAGGATTTGAAGGCAGCGATCTTGTTTATGTTAAACCCAGACGTCCATGTCACGAGTTTATTGAGCTCATTGACAATACTGGTGAATTACTTGAAAATAGAACCAGCTATGATATCGTTAAACAGAATAGACTTATTCGTGCAGAAATGATTACCAGAAAAATGGACGAAATTCAATACGCCAAGTATTGTAAAGCTAGACACGCTTCGTTCACCAACAAACAATGGCACAAATTCAGTGACTGGATATGTCCAGAAG ATGATCTGAAGATAACAAAATCAGGCTACCTCATTTTGGGTTACCTAGCTTATGAAACTGTTGCTCAAATTGTTGATTTAGCGTTGCTGGTGCGTCATGATCAGAACAAGATACATGGTGATGCTATCAAGAGGCTGAAATTCAACCACTGCAATCCTTATACATATAAGCCATATCAACAAAACATG GGAGTCGTCATTAAGGCAATTTCTCCGTCAGAAATAAACGAGGCATTAAGGAGATATTGGTCACCTCAGTTAGACATGACAGGGCCTTTTCATAGAACATCGATGCGTCCAATACATCCCAAGTTGCTCGCCTGCTAA